One Phycisphaeraceae bacterium genomic window carries:
- a CDS encoding Gfo/Idh/MocA family oxidoreductase produces the protein MSEKVIRCGVVGVGRMGRHHARVYTELPGATLVGVVDRDRARRDEIVAKHGGASLDSVEQLLELGVDAVSIAVPTTAHLAAATPLLNAGVACLIEKPLANTVEEAEKIAFLASKSGATLQVGHIERYNPAVVALRKLKESGAAEIAPRFIEIHRVSPMTFRSVDVGVVLDMMIHDLDVVLMLVGGREPREVRAAAVSVITPHEDVCNARLEFDTPRGVCVANITASRLAMKTERKIRIVAEDAYVSIDYAKREGIVIRKTANAEQLSMFQQKIREGHDLSDLNYGELIDIEPLQIDEAEPLKSQLSSFLDAVRTGRRPDIDARDGFANVRTAQRIVEAARGAAGVG, from the coding sequence ATGAGCGAGAAGGTCATCCGTTGCGGCGTCGTGGGCGTGGGTCGAATGGGCCGCCACCACGCGCGCGTCTACACCGAACTGCCCGGCGCCACCCTCGTCGGCGTCGTCGATCGCGACCGCGCCCGGCGCGACGAGATCGTCGCCAAGCACGGCGGCGCGTCCCTCGATTCCGTCGAGCAGCTCCTCGAGCTGGGCGTCGACGCGGTCAGCATCGCGGTCCCGACGACGGCGCACCTGGCCGCCGCCACGCCGCTGCTGAACGCCGGCGTCGCGTGCCTCATCGAGAAGCCCCTCGCGAACACGGTCGAGGAAGCCGAGAAGATCGCGTTCCTGGCGTCGAAGTCCGGCGCGACGCTGCAGGTCGGGCACATCGAGCGCTACAACCCGGCGGTGGTCGCGCTGCGCAAGCTCAAGGAATCGGGCGCCGCCGAGATCGCGCCGCGGTTCATCGAGATCCACCGCGTCAGCCCGATGACCTTCCGCTCGGTCGATGTCGGCGTCGTGCTCGACATGATGATCCACGACCTGGACGTGGTGCTGATGCTGGTGGGGGGGCGCGAGCCGCGCGAGGTCCGGGCCGCGGCGGTGTCGGTCATCACGCCCCACGAGGATGTCTGCAACGCGCGCCTCGAGTTCGACACGCCCCGCGGCGTGTGCGTCGCGAACATCACCGCGTCGCGCCTCGCGATGAAGACCGAGCGCAAGATCCGCATCGTCGCCGAGGACGCGTATGTCAGCATCGACTACGCCAAGCGTGAGGGCATCGTCATCCGCAAGACCGCCAACGCGGAACAGCTCTCGATGTTCCAGCAGAAGATCCGCGAGGGCCACGACCTCTCGGACCTGAACTACGGCGAACTGATCGACATCGAGCCCCTGCAGATCGACGAGGCCGAGCCCCTCAAGAGCCAGTTGTCGAGTTTCCTCGACGCCGTGCGCACCGGGCGACGCCCGGACATCGACGCGCGGGACGGCTTCGCGAATGTGCGCACGGCTCAGAGGATCGTGGAGGCGGCCCGGGGCGCCGCCGGCGTTGGCTGA
- the atpC gene encoding ATP synthase F1 subunit epsilon, which yields MAKAFRCRVITPEARLLDEEVSAVNVPMWDGQMGFLNQRAPIVGKLGTGELRLDFTGGGERTYFLDGGFAQMVDNRLTILANEAVPAEQINETEAKAELAEAQARQSSDPKEMERITHERTKARTKIEVAQRFKAKGGRI from the coding sequence GTGGCCAAGGCCTTCCGCTGCCGAGTCATCACCCCCGAAGCACGCCTCCTCGACGAGGAGGTCTCCGCCGTCAATGTCCCCATGTGGGACGGCCAGATGGGCTTCCTGAACCAGCGCGCCCCCATCGTGGGCAAGCTGGGCACGGGCGAGCTCCGTCTCGACTTCACGGGCGGGGGCGAGCGGACCTATTTCCTCGACGGCGGCTTCGCCCAGATGGTCGACAACCGGCTGACGATCCTCGCGAACGAGGCGGTCCCCGCCGAGCAGATCAACGAGACCGAGGCCAAGGCCGAACTCGCCGAGGCCCAGGCCCGGCAGAGCAGCGACCCCAAGGAGATGGAGCGCATCACCCACGAGCGCACCAAGGCCCGCACCAAGATCGAGGTCGCCCAGCGCTTCAAGGCCAAGGGCGGCAGGATCTAA